The following proteins are co-located in the Sulfurospirillum deleyianum DSM 6946 genome:
- a CDS encoding heat shock protein transcriptional repressor HspR has translation MHHGYEEPVYLISVVAKVLTIHPQTLRQYEREGLVIPSRTDGKMRLYSQRDIDRIKMIQRLTRDLGVNLAGVDIIMQLKERIDEYEVLIESLRTEVSGLSKKNTQTKNPLVKHKNSYEIILFGE, from the coding sequence ATGCATCATGGTTATGAAGAACCTGTGTATCTTATCAGCGTTGTTGCCAAAGTGTTAACCATTCACCCGCAGACTCTGCGTCAATATGAACGTGAGGGGTTGGTGATTCCCTCCCGTACGGATGGTAAAATGAGACTTTATTCTCAACGCGATATTGATAGAATCAAGATGATTCAACGCTTGACACGGGATTTGGGGGTTAATTTGGCGGGTGTGGATATTATTATGCAACTTAAAGAGCGAATCGATGAATATGAAGTCCTTATCGAATCATTGCGTACAGAAGTGAGTGGTCTTTCTAAAAAGAACACGCAAACTAAAAATCCTTTGGTGAAACACAAAAACAGCTATGAAATTATTTTATTTGGTGAGTAA
- a CDS encoding response regulator transcription factor, with translation MTKILMIEDDLELAEILMEYLEQFEMSITVADDPYMGLSTLDTQAFDLVILDLTLPGIDGLEVCKEIRKRHTLPIIISSARTDITDKVTALENGADDYLPKPYNPRELQARIMSLLRRQKGLLTTEQLPQKQKAFHLIEEQMRIDFQGKELHLTAAEYGILAYLIKKEGGVVSREELIYNIEVISEETTNKSIDVIIGRIRQKLGENPKEPLYIHAVRGIGYKFIQ, from the coding sequence ATGACAAAAATTTTAATGATTGAAGATGATCTTGAACTCGCCGAAATTCTTATGGAATATTTAGAGCAATTTGAGATGAGCATTACGGTTGCGGATGATCCTTATATGGGACTTTCTACGCTCGACACCCAAGCCTTTGATTTGGTTATTTTAGACCTCACACTCCCAGGCATTGATGGACTTGAAGTCTGTAAAGAGATACGTAAACGCCATACGCTACCTATCATTATCTCCTCTGCACGTACTGATATTACCGATAAAGTGACTGCGCTTGAAAATGGAGCAGATGATTATCTGCCAAAACCTTACAATCCACGAGAACTGCAAGCACGTATTATGAGTTTATTGCGAAGACAAAAAGGGCTTCTTACCACAGAGCAACTTCCCCAAAAGCAAAAAGCATTTCATCTTATAGAAGAGCAAATGCGTATTGATTTTCAAGGCAAAGAACTCCATTTAACAGCTGCAGAATACGGCATCCTAGCCTATTTAATTAAAAAAGAAGGTGGCGTTGTTTCCAGAGAAGAGCTTATCTATAATATTGAAGTGATTAGTGAAGAGACGACCAATAAAAGCATTGATGTTATCATTGGTCGTATTCGCCAAAAACTAGGAGAAAATCCTAAAGAACCTCTTTATATCCACGCTGTACGTGGGATAGGATATAAGTTTATTCAATGA
- a CDS encoding ABC transporter permease: protein MQTNLSFYLVKKYLRFDKSQPFITVISFLAFFGVAIGLMVLMVAMAIMNGFDKEFEKKLFTMNYPLSIYSRSFNLVSHADLERLKAQFPALKFSPYISTQVIVKKGNRLEGGMLFGVNFDQEAQINAILAEAIAGKTLDKYDLITGSEIAKTHHFSAEDKATLIFTKNDPGGMSLIPKMKRFNYQGSFRSGLMAYDKAYMYTTLDSLAQVLQYEEGFYDGIHIYSDDPFADIEKIRSVLSEDLGIVGWWQMNGNFFAALALEKRALFIVLMLIILIASLNIISSLLMTVMNRRKEIALLLSLGAYKKEIKNTFFYLGVVIGGGGMLFGIALGFLALFLLGSFDLISLPADVYGTARLPLDLSALDFVLIVVGTTIIVTLSSYYPAYKATQINVLDTLRNE from the coding sequence GTGCAAACCAATCTTAGTTTTTATCTTGTCAAAAAGTATTTGCGTTTTGACAAATCGCAACCTTTTATTACAGTCATCTCTTTTTTAGCCTTCTTTGGGGTGGCTATTGGATTGATGGTTTTAATGGTTGCGATGGCGATTATGAATGGTTTTGATAAAGAGTTTGAGAAAAAACTTTTTACGATGAATTATCCACTTTCTATTTATTCTCGTAGTTTTAATTTGGTTAGCCATGCGGATTTAGAGCGTTTAAAAGCCCAGTTTCCAGCTTTAAAATTTAGTCCGTATATTTCTACGCAAGTGATTGTGAAAAAAGGAAATCGTTTAGAGGGAGGGATGCTTTTTGGGGTTAATTTTGACCAAGAAGCACAGATTAATGCTATTTTAGCAGAGGCGATTGCAGGTAAGACATTAGACAAATATGACCTGATTACAGGCAGTGAGATTGCTAAAACACATCACTTTTCCGCTGAAGATAAAGCAACACTCATCTTTACGAAAAATGACCCTGGTGGGATGAGTTTGATTCCTAAAATGAAGCGTTTTAATTATCAAGGCTCTTTTCGCTCCGGTTTAATGGCGTATGACAAAGCGTATATGTATACAACCTTAGATTCTTTAGCACAAGTTTTGCAGTATGAAGAGGGTTTTTATGATGGTATTCATATCTACTCTGATGACCCTTTTGCGGATATTGAAAAAATTCGAAGTGTGCTTTCTGAAGATTTAGGTATTGTCGGGTGGTGGCAAATGAATGGTAACTTTTTTGCAGCCCTTGCACTTGAGAAAAGAGCACTTTTTATTGTGTTGATGTTGATTATTTTAATTGCATCTTTAAATATTATTAGTTCTTTGTTAATGACTGTCATGAATAGGCGTAAAGAGATCGCTTTGTTGCTCTCCTTAGGTGCCTATAAAAAAGAGATAAAAAATACATTCTTTTATTTAGGTGTTGTGATTGGGGGAGGGGGGATGCTTTTTGGTATTGCTTTAGGTTTTTTAGCTCTTTTCCTTTTAGGCTCTTTTGACCTTATCTCTTTGCCTGCGGATGTTTATGGGACAGCACGTCTTCCATTGGATCTTTCAGCACTTGATTTTGTCTTAATTGTTGTAGGAACGACGATTATCGTCACCCTTTCATCGTACTATCCCGCGTATAAAGCAACACAAATTAATGTTTTAGATACATTACGAAATGAGTAA
- a CDS encoding cation:proton antiporter yields the protein MDNLLTIILSATAIATFLNIILKRFNIPTIIGYIFTGFAIAYLFELGRNNDSLTHIAEFGIVFLMFTIGLEFSIKHLMAMKKDVFFYGLLQVGLVGGVIALSAEFLFGMEKKSAIMIGYALALSSTAIVLKIFNDKGMIHTVYGRKALGILLFQDIAVIPILLMIHIFSNEQSTLSALLLQTFYSVVIILGLMYLIGKYVLNRFLSLVVWADTQEIFIAGVLLFVVGASFLAHMLGFSYSLGAFLAGMMMSESQYKHQIEADLVPFRDLLLGLFFITVGMQIDFNLMVENYEMILLSLVLMLALKIAVVFAILFFSVGGRVALKTGLALCQGGEFSLAILALASSSHLLSNTVTQILIVTVVLSMVMTPFILKNMKKIVDAITKEPSNGDFMIHSSGIKDHIIVCGYGKLGQEIVYRLKKMNVNYVVLEHDINLVKLGQSRGEPVYFGNAAEKSILKNAFVENAKAVIVAINNEKKLILLCEILKSFNAPIKIVAKASDYDEKKLLKSLHVKHIVNEGREAAKALLKVAMEEDEALAGDK from the coding sequence TTGGATAATTTACTCACGATCATTCTCAGTGCTACGGCAATAGCAACATTTTTGAACATTATTTTAAAACGGTTTAATATTCCTACGATTATCGGGTATATTTTTACAGGTTTTGCTATTGCGTATCTTTTTGAATTGGGGCGTAATAACGACTCTTTAACGCATATTGCCGAGTTTGGTATTGTCTTTTTGATGTTCACGATTGGGCTTGAGTTTTCCATTAAGCATTTGATGGCAATGAAAAAAGATGTCTTTTTTTATGGTCTTTTGCAAGTAGGACTTGTGGGCGGTGTGATTGCGTTAAGTGCTGAGTTTTTATTTGGCATGGAGAAAAAAAGTGCCATTATGATTGGTTATGCTTTAGCCCTTTCTTCTACTGCGATTGTCTTGAAAATTTTTAACGATAAGGGAATGATTCATACCGTTTATGGTCGAAAAGCCTTAGGTATTTTGTTGTTTCAAGATATTGCAGTGATTCCGATTTTGTTGATGATTCATATCTTTTCCAACGAACAAAGCACTCTTTCTGCGCTTTTATTGCAGACATTTTACAGTGTAGTCATCATTTTAGGATTGATGTATCTTATCGGTAAATATGTTCTCAATCGTTTTTTATCGCTGGTAGTTTGGGCAGATACACAGGAAATTTTTATTGCGGGGGTGCTTTTATTTGTGGTGGGGGCATCGTTTTTGGCACATATGTTAGGATTTTCGTATTCACTGGGTGCTTTTTTAGCGGGCATGATGATGTCTGAGAGTCAGTACAAACATCAAATTGAGGCTGACCTTGTTCCTTTTCGTGATTTATTGTTAGGACTTTTTTTTATTACCGTGGGGATGCAAATTGATTTTAATCTGATGGTTGAAAATTATGAGATGATTTTGCTCTCGTTGGTGTTGATGTTAGCTTTGAAAATTGCCGTTGTTTTTGCCATTTTATTTTTCTCTGTGGGTGGTAGGGTTGCGCTTAAAACAGGACTTGCTTTGTGTCAAGGAGGAGAGTTTTCTTTAGCCATTTTAGCACTCGCTAGTTCGAGTCATTTGCTCAGTAACACCGTGACTCAGATTTTGATTGTGACGGTTGTTTTATCGATGGTCATGACACCTTTTATCTTAAAAAATATGAAAAAAATTGTCGATGCCATTACCAAAGAGCCTAGCAATGGAGATTTTATGATTCATTCATCAGGCATTAAAGATCATATTATCGTGTGTGGGTATGGAAAGTTAGGTCAGGAAATTGTCTATCGTTTGAAAAAGATGAATGTGAATTATGTGGTCTTAGAGCATGACATTAATCTGGTTAAATTGGGTCAAAGTAGGGGTGAGCCTGTCTATTTTGGCAATGCGGCGGAAAAAAGCATCTTGAAAAATGCTTTTGTTGAAAATGCTAAAGCGGTGATTGTTGCGATTAATAATGAAAAAAAGTTGATTTTATTGTGTGAAATTTTAAAGTCGTTTAATGCACCCATTAAAATTGTTGCCAAAGCGAGTGATTATGATGAGAAGAAGCTTCTGAAATCTTTACATGTAAAGCACATTGTCAACGAAGGGCGAGAAGCAGCAAAAGCCCTTTTAAAGGTTGCGATGGAAGAGGATGAGGCGTTAGCGGGTGATAAATAA
- the lolA gene encoding LolA-like outer membrane lipoprotein chaperone — MRFALLLFTLASLLFAKIDSFKTIQSDFVQKVTNDQNKTIVYQGVFYATHDKKALWIYDKPVEKKIYFNETRVLIIEPELEQVIITTLENTPNIAQLLQEAKEISTNTYVTKFMETTYTILANTHGIEKVLYKDKLDNSVEILFSNQSTNLFLDDTLFKADIPKGYDIIRE, encoded by the coding sequence ATGCGATTTGCCCTACTTTTATTCACCCTTGCCTCACTCCTCTTTGCCAAAATTGATTCGTTTAAAACAATTCAAAGTGATTTTGTACAAAAAGTGACCAATGACCAAAATAAAACCATTGTTTATCAAGGCGTCTTTTACGCCACACATGATAAAAAAGCTCTCTGGATTTATGATAAACCTGTTGAGAAAAAAATCTATTTTAATGAGACACGTGTTTTGATTATTGAGCCTGAATTAGAACAAGTCATCATCACAACCCTTGAAAATACGCCCAATATTGCGCAACTTCTTCAAGAAGCCAAAGAGATATCTACCAATACTTATGTCACAAAATTTATGGAGACGACCTATACTATTTTGGCAAACACTCACGGTATTGAAAAAGTCCTCTATAAAGATAAACTGGATAACAGTGTTGAGATTCTTTTCTCAAACCAAAGCACAAATCTTTTCTTAGATGACACACTCTTTAAGGCTGATATTCCCAAAGGTTACGACATTATTCGTGAGTAA
- a CDS encoding DnaJ family protein translates to MSKSLYDTLDVSQDASAEEIKKAYRRLARKYHPDINKDAGAEEKFKEINAAYEILSDEEKRRQYDQYGDSMFGGQNFHDFAHSQGGANLDDILRSIFGGGGGFGGFSGARGGFGGFSGAGFGGGGFGGFSQPDLDVSAKIIIPFNVSILGGKHSLSYNNENFDVKIPAGIKSGEKMRVKEKGKVFQGQKGDLILNVEVASSPEYTREGDDLVKTIDIPLKTALFGGKITVDTLYKEITLKVKEETKNGQKFRVKEYGALNRKTQQKGDLYLVANIILPPLVTLDSELKGMMETKLPN, encoded by the coding sequence ATGAGTAAGAGTTTATATGACACATTGGACGTATCGCAAGATGCGAGTGCGGAAGAGATAAAAAAGGCGTATCGCCGTTTAGCACGCAAGTATCATCCCGATATCAATAAAGATGCGGGTGCGGAGGAGAAGTTTAAAGAGATTAATGCGGCGTATGAAATTTTAAGTGATGAAGAAAAACGCCGTCAATATGATCAGTATGGCGATAGTATGTTTGGAGGACAAAATTTCCATGATTTTGCTCATTCTCAAGGTGGCGCTAATTTGGATGATATTTTACGCTCTATCTTTGGAGGAGGAGGCGGTTTTGGAGGTTTTAGTGGTGCTAGAGGAGGATTTGGTGGCTTTAGCGGTGCTGGTTTTGGTGGCGGAGGCTTTGGAGGTTTCTCACAGCCTGATTTAGATGTCAGTGCCAAAATTATCATTCCTTTCAATGTCTCAATTTTAGGAGGGAAACACTCTCTTTCATACAATAATGAAAACTTTGATGTGAAGATTCCAGCAGGCATTAAAAGTGGTGAAAAGATGCGTGTAAAAGAGAAGGGCAAGGTTTTTCAAGGGCAAAAAGGTGACTTGATTTTAAATGTTGAAGTGGCTTCAAGCCCTGAATACACCAGAGAAGGGGATGATTTGGTTAAAACGATTGATATTCCTCTAAAGACGGCACTTTTTGGTGGAAAGATTACGGTGGATACTCTTTACAAAGAGATTACCCTAAAAGTGAAAGAAGAGACTAAAAACGGACAAAAATTTAGGGTTAAAGAGTATGGTGCACTCAATCGAAAAACGCAACAAAAAGGTGATTTGTATCTTGTGGCAAATATCATTCTACCTCCTTTAGTCACTTTGGATAGTGAGCTTAAAGGGATGATGGAAACTAAACTACCAAACTAA
- a CDS encoding ArsS family sensor histidine kinase: protein MTKSSIFYSITFIFATSIVSIFLALLFLLEYDKQSYTDKLNTKYSIISRATLFHLNNFITNEELKRQVQGYQMREITDKEAKNAIIARAQIIQKISDKIGTSAILRFENDHYLHIETKYASLLLKDEDFQPYRYDLIKTIFGSVFAIIIVAYILTIRKLKPLRKLKRQMDRFAQGDLKINCKTDGEDEISQVANSFHNAVQQINKLNHSRQLFLRNIMHELKTPITKGRISAEMLEQGKQKERLIATFEKLELLINEFASIEQITSGEGLKNVKPYLLVDLLDEAIDLAMISPSQVESEIIDDQIVLHVDFRLFTTAMKNVIDNGIKYSTDQKIKILATHSKISFISQGKPLTKELSHYLEPFVQEKNSHQSFGLGLYIVHNIVKAHHIDFTYEHKEGNNYFNFEKIETLL, encoded by the coding sequence ATGACAAAATCATCCATTTTTTACAGTATTACCTTTATTTTTGCGACCAGTATCGTGAGTATTTTTTTAGCTCTTCTCTTTCTCTTAGAGTATGACAAACAATCCTACACGGATAAACTCAATACCAAATACTCTATTATTTCTCGTGCGACTTTGTTTCATCTGAACAATTTTATCACCAATGAAGAACTCAAAAGGCAAGTGCAAGGCTATCAAATGAGAGAAATTACGGATAAAGAGGCAAAAAATGCCATCATTGCACGAGCACAAATTATTCAAAAAATTTCTGATAAAATAGGCACCAGTGCTATTTTGCGCTTTGAAAATGACCACTACTTGCACATCGAAACCAAATATGCTTCTCTGCTTTTAAAAGATGAAGATTTTCAACCCTACCGTTATGATTTGATTAAAACCATCTTTGGAAGCGTTTTTGCTATTATTATCGTCGCATACATTTTAACCATCCGTAAACTCAAACCCCTTCGTAAACTCAAACGACAAATGGATCGCTTTGCACAAGGAGACCTCAAAATCAACTGCAAAACAGATGGGGAAGATGAGATTTCTCAAGTTGCCAACTCCTTCCACAATGCTGTTCAACAAATCAATAAACTCAATCACTCCAGACAACTCTTTTTACGCAATATTATGCATGAACTCAAAACGCCTATTACCAAAGGGCGTATTAGTGCTGAAATGTTGGAGCAAGGCAAACAAAAAGAGCGTCTGATTGCAACCTTTGAAAAATTAGAACTTTTAATTAATGAATTTGCTTCGATTGAACAGATTACTTCAGGAGAAGGACTTAAAAATGTCAAACCTTACTTGTTAGTAGATTTGCTAGATGAAGCGATTGATTTAGCAATGATTTCGCCCTCACAGGTTGAAAGTGAAATTATTGATGACCAAATAGTGTTACATGTAGACTTTAGACTTTTTACAACTGCCATGAAAAATGTCATTGATAATGGCATCAAATACTCCACTGATCAAAAAATAAAAATCTTAGCAACCCACTCTAAAATTTCATTTATTAGTCAAGGTAAACCCCTCACAAAAGAGCTTTCGCACTATTTAGAACCTTTTGTCCAAGAAAAAAATTCCCATCAAAGTTTTGGATTGGGTCTTTATATCGTCCATAATATCGTTAAAGCACATCACATTGATTTTACATATGAACACAAAGAAGGCAATAATTATTTTAATTTTGAGAAAATTGAAACATTACTCTAG
- a CDS encoding Do family serine endopeptidase, with product MNKVISLSLLTALSLFGASITLEQMPKDSQRIDATQSNVILSYHNAIKESKKSVVNIATTKKSKQNDELNALMQNPFFKEFFGNRLPEFRQQERKSHSLGSGVIISKDGYIVTNNHVIEGADEIVITLPNDEKEYKAKVIGEDPKTDLAVVKIDAKNLNVAQFGDSSNLLEGDVVFAIGNPFGVGETITQGIISALNKSNVGLNQYENFIQTDASINPGNSGGALVDSRGALIGINSAILSKSGGNNGIGFAIPSNMVEKIASSLIESGKVERGYMGVSIADLTKDLKELYENKQGALILMIEKNSPAEKGGLHVSDLILEVDGIKIKNANELKNTIASISPEKSIAITYERDKKVKTTKIKLTKMDSQSVTSKDGKSTLSSIEGLSIVEITPQTRQQYQLSRDVEGLLVIEVEEESKAEKMGFREGDIIIQIEQMRITSLEDLNQALKEYKNSKKRVIINRQNYRAILVMP from the coding sequence ATGAATAAGGTTATCTCTCTCTCACTACTCACCGCACTATCACTCTTTGGTGCGTCAATCACTTTGGAGCAAATGCCCAAAGATTCTCAGCGTATAGACGCAACCCAATCCAATGTCATTCTCTCCTATCATAATGCCATCAAAGAGAGTAAAAAAAGCGTTGTCAATATTGCTACCACAAAAAAAAGTAAACAAAACGATGAACTCAATGCCCTAATGCAAAATCCCTTTTTTAAAGAGTTTTTCGGCAACCGTCTCCCTGAATTTAGACAACAAGAACGCAAATCGCACTCATTAGGCTCTGGTGTTATCATCTCTAAAGATGGATACATCGTAACCAACAACCATGTAATCGAAGGTGCTGATGAAATTGTTATCACTTTGCCTAATGATGAAAAAGAGTATAAAGCCAAAGTCATTGGCGAAGACCCAAAAACAGACCTTGCTGTCGTTAAAATTGATGCCAAAAATCTCAACGTGGCACAATTTGGGGATTCATCAAACTTACTAGAAGGTGACGTAGTCTTTGCCATAGGCAATCCTTTTGGAGTAGGCGAAACAATCACCCAAGGAATTATCTCAGCATTAAATAAGAGCAATGTCGGACTTAACCAATACGAAAACTTCATCCAAACGGACGCCTCCATCAATCCAGGTAATTCAGGCGGCGCTTTAGTGGATAGCCGTGGTGCACTCATTGGAATTAACAGCGCCATTCTCTCAAAAAGTGGTGGCAATAACGGTATTGGCTTTGCGATTCCCTCTAATATGGTAGAAAAAATTGCAAGCAGTTTGATTGAAAGTGGGAAGGTTGAAAGAGGCTATATGGGTGTTTCCATTGCTGATTTGACCAAAGATTTGAAAGAGCTGTATGAAAACAAACAAGGTGCCTTGATTTTGATGATTGAGAAAAATTCTCCTGCGGAAAAAGGAGGATTGCATGTTTCAGACTTGATTTTGGAAGTGGATGGCATTAAGATTAAAAATGCGAATGAGCTTAAAAATACCATTGCTTCTATTTCCCCTGAGAAGAGTATTGCCATTACTTACGAGCGTGATAAAAAAGTCAAAACCACTAAAATCAAACTGACAAAAATGGATTCGCAGAGTGTGACAAGTAAAGATGGTAAAAGCACTTTAAGCTCCATTGAAGGCTTAAGCATCGTCGAAATCACACCCCAAACAAGACAACAATACCAACTTTCCAGAGATGTCGAAGGTCTGTTAGTCATTGAAGTGGAGGAAGAGTCAAAAGCTGAAAAAATGGGATTTAGAGAAGGCGATATTATCATCCAAATTGAACAAATGCGCATTACTTCTCTTGAAGATTTAAATCAAGCACTGAAAGAATACAAAAACAGCAAAAAGCGAGTCATTATCAATCGTCAAAATTATCGCGCTATTCTTGTCATGCCTTAA
- the secA gene encoding preprotein translocase subunit SecA produces the protein MILSSLIRKIFGTKNDRVVKELAQRVKKINALETTYEPLSDDALKETFNNLKSAVQIGKQSLDDVLNDVFALTREVSKRTTGMRHFDVQMIGGLVLHGGDIAEMKTGEGKTLVATLPVILNAMTGEGVHVVTVNDYLAKRDAMEMSRIYNFLGLSVGIVTNDLENDVQRKAQYDADITYGTNNEFGFDYLRDNMRYSLDEKVQRVHNFVIVDEVDSILIDEARTPLIISGPANRTLDGYKIADGVARKLLKESDFTVDEKNRTILMTEDGISNAEKLFGVDNLYSLENAVFSHHLDQALKAHYLFTADVDYVVREGEIVIVDEFTGRLSEGRRFSEGLHQALEAKEGVMIKEESQTLADITFQNYFRLYKKLAGMTGTAQTEATEFAQIYNLEVISIPTNLPMRREDMNDLIYKTEREKFEAVIKDIKECHSKGQPVLVGTASIEKSELLHALLKKEKVPHSVLNAKNHEKEAQIIKDAGAKGAVTIATNMAGRGVDIKITDEIKALGGLYIIGTERHESRRIDNQLRGRSGRQGDVGKSRFYLSLEDNLLRIFGSDRIKAIMERLGIEEGEHIESKMVTRAVENAQKKVEALHFESRKHLLEYDDVANKQRKTIYNFRNELLNPEYDIETKIVDIRFEFVTNLLYKAEIYEAISQNEYNLERLVSLLKDELNEDFEIESLQNKDFEALRALVVEKLSESFSVKMSVVDETQRKEIERILYLQVLDNAWRAHLYQMDILKTGIGLRGYNQKDPLTEYKKESYNLFIELVEQIKFESFKTLHIVQLRDNKEEEEHRAMEEMIRKMEEANANATLHHQNLFEDEEDDKEKKTARNEPCPCGSGKKYKQCCGKSGPKKGLLA, from the coding sequence ATGATATTAAGTAGTTTGATTCGTAAAATTTTTGGCACGAAAAATGATCGTGTTGTCAAAGAACTCGCTCAGCGTGTTAAAAAAATTAATGCATTGGAAACGACCTATGAACCATTAAGTGATGATGCTTTAAAAGAGACTTTCAATAATTTAAAAAGTGCTGTACAAATAGGAAAACAATCTTTAGACGATGTTTTAAATGATGTCTTTGCTCTTACAAGAGAAGTGAGCAAACGAACCACAGGTATGCGCCATTTTGATGTTCAGATGATTGGTGGTTTGGTGCTACACGGCGGCGACATTGCTGAAATGAAGACAGGTGAAGGAAAAACACTGGTAGCAACATTGCCTGTTATCCTCAATGCGATGACGGGAGAGGGTGTCCATGTTGTCACTGTCAATGATTATCTTGCAAAGCGTGATGCGATGGAGATGTCACGTATTTATAACTTTTTAGGCTTGAGTGTTGGTATCGTGACGAATGATTTGGAAAATGATGTACAGCGTAAAGCGCAATACGATGCAGATATTACCTATGGTACAAACAATGAGTTTGGCTTTGATTATTTAAGAGACAATATGCGTTACTCTTTGGATGAGAAAGTTCAGCGGGTGCACAATTTTGTTATCGTGGATGAAGTGGATTCAATTTTAATTGATGAAGCACGTACACCTTTGATTATCTCTGGTCCTGCCAATCGAACTTTAGATGGTTATAAAATTGCAGATGGTGTTGCTCGAAAACTGCTTAAAGAGAGTGATTTTACTGTTGATGAAAAAAACAGAACTATTTTGATGACAGAAGATGGAATTAGTAATGCGGAGAAGCTTTTTGGTGTCGATAACCTTTATAGCTTAGAAAATGCCGTTTTCTCGCATCATCTTGACCAAGCGCTAAAGGCACACTATCTTTTTACAGCAGATGTAGATTACGTGGTGCGTGAGGGTGAAATCGTTATCGTAGATGAATTTACAGGGCGTTTAAGTGAAGGAAGACGTTTTAGCGAGGGATTGCATCAAGCCCTAGAGGCAAAAGAGGGAGTGATGATTAAAGAAGAGTCTCAAACCCTCGCAGATATTACCTTTCAAAATTATTTTAGACTGTATAAAAAGCTTGCAGGTATGACAGGTACTGCACAAACAGAAGCCACAGAATTTGCTCAAATTTACAATTTGGAAGTCATCTCTATTCCTACGAATTTGCCAATGCGTAGAGAAGATATGAATGACCTTATTTATAAGACAGAGCGTGAAAAATTTGAAGCGGTGATTAAAGATATTAAAGAGTGTCATAGTAAAGGTCAGCCTGTCTTGGTCGGTACGGCTTCTATCGAAAAAAGTGAACTCTTGCATGCGTTATTAAAAAAAGAGAAAGTGCCTCACTCTGTTTTAAATGCGAAAAACCATGAAAAAGAGGCACAAATTATTAAGGATGCGGGTGCTAAAGGTGCTGTTACTATCGCAACCAATATGGCAGGACGTGGTGTTGATATTAAAATTACGGATGAGATTAAAGCCTTAGGTGGTTTGTATATTATTGGAACAGAGCGCCATGAGAGCAGACGTATCGACAATCAGCTTCGTGGTCGTTCAGGTCGTCAAGGCGATGTGGGTAAGAGTCGTTTTTATTTGAGTCTTGAAGATAATTTATTGCGTATTTTTGGCAGTGATCGTATTAAAGCGATTATGGAGCGATTAGGCATTGAAGAGGGTGAACACATTGAGTCAAAAATGGTGACTCGTGCGGTTGAAAATGCTCAGAAAAAAGTAGAAGCTCTACATTTTGAGTCTCGTAAGCATCTTTTAGAGTATGATGATGTCGCCAATAAACAACGTAAAACGATCTACAATTTTAGAAATGAACTTTTAAATCCTGAGTATGATATTGAGACCAAAATCGTTGATATTCGTTTTGAATTTGTGACCAATCTTCTCTATAAAGCAGAAATTTATGAAGCTATTTCACAAAATGAGTATAATCTTGAGCGTTTAGTCTCACTTCTTAAAGATGAACTCAATGAAGATTTTGAAATTGAGAGCTTACAAAATAAAGATTTTGAAGCATTACGGGCTTTAGTGGTTGAGAAGCTCTCAGAAAGCTTTAGCGTGAAAATGTCTGTTGTGGATGAGACACAACGTAAAGAGATAGAACGTATTTTATATTTGCAAGTGTTGGATAATGCATGGAGAGCGCACTTGTACCAGATGGATATTCTTAAAACAGGTATTGGTCTTCGTGGATACAATCAAAAAGACCCTTTAACGGAGTATAAAAAAGAGAGTTATAATCTCTTTATTGAACTGGTAGAACAGATTAAATTTGAGAGTTTTAAAACCTTGCATATTGTTCAACTGCGCGATAATAAAGAAGAAGAAGAGCACCGTGCAATGGAAGAGATGATCCGTAAAATGGAAGAGGCAAATGCAAATGCTACGTTACATCATCAAAATCTTTTTGAAGATGAAGAGGACGATAAAGAGAAAAAAACAGCACGTAATGAACCATGCCCTTGTGGAAGTGGTAAGAAATATAAGCAATGTTGTGGTAAGAGTGGTCCTAAAAAAGGGCTTCTAGCGTAG